In one window of Frigoriglobus tundricola DNA:
- a CDS encoding ATP-binding protein produces MSYKAFKRLLGETSLERKCRWLLGAGVLVLMTGSFWVYAKQTESLAYEQLDTTGRALLSPIVARLHVKEGEDRDAVDEFQRLTEENWPETLKGYNYKLIKPDSKNPESQPTIDDLAEIHRIQNDPTKNEEKRKAPKENAYYYYGVIRARPSCVGCHSDRAKVGDKVVAPGLKPDDVMAVVLIRLSTQSIEEGFHTNRAVLISFAIGTSLLIIAGSYLIIRYVIVKPVKHLKEVSEAIAAGELNIRSEIQTGDEFEDLSHAFNRMLRNLTNIQERNRKLIADLDRKVDELARVNMALFESNRLKSEFLSTMSHELRDPLNSIIGFSEVLLSADNLTEKQHRYAGNIMTSGQRLMALINDILELAKLEAGKMRLHPEPVNVAQACEHAVALIRPQADAKNIDVRVVADPNAPPARQDAGKVHQIITNLLSNAVKFTPEGGWVTLKAACDGHDLVLTVSDTGVGIAPEEQDLIFEKFRQAANPMTREQGGTGLGLSIVRELAKLLGGDVTVQSELGRGSTFTVRIAARLADEPLLGFELTEEPLAVRERAEAKG; encoded by the coding sequence ATGTCTTATAAGGCGTTCAAGCGGTTGCTCGGCGAGACCAGCCTGGAGCGGAAGTGCCGCTGGCTGCTCGGCGCCGGCGTGCTGGTCCTCATGACCGGCAGCTTCTGGGTGTACGCCAAGCAGACCGAGTCGCTCGCCTACGAGCAGCTGGACACGACCGGCCGCGCGCTGCTGTCGCCCATCGTCGCCCGGTTGCACGTCAAGGAGGGCGAGGACCGCGACGCGGTGGACGAGTTCCAGCGGCTCACCGAGGAGAACTGGCCCGAAACGCTCAAGGGGTACAACTACAAGCTCATCAAGCCGGACTCCAAGAACCCCGAGAGCCAGCCCACGATCGACGACCTGGCCGAGATCCACCGCATCCAGAACGACCCGACGAAGAACGAGGAGAAGCGCAAGGCCCCCAAGGAGAACGCCTACTACTACTACGGCGTCATCCGCGCCCGGCCGTCGTGCGTGGGGTGCCACAGCGACCGCGCGAAGGTGGGCGACAAGGTCGTCGCGCCGGGGCTCAAGCCGGACGACGTCATGGCGGTCGTCCTCATCCGGCTGTCCACGCAGTCCATCGAAGAGGGGTTCCACACCAACCGCGCCGTTCTCATCTCGTTCGCCATCGGCACCTCGCTGCTCATCATCGCCGGCAGCTACCTCATCATCCGCTACGTCATCGTGAAGCCGGTGAAGCACCTCAAGGAGGTGTCCGAGGCGATCGCCGCCGGCGAGCTGAACATCCGCAGCGAGATCCAGACCGGCGACGAGTTCGAGGACCTGTCGCACGCGTTCAACCGGATGCTGCGGAACCTGACCAACATCCAGGAGCGGAACCGGAAGCTCATCGCCGACCTCGACCGCAAGGTGGACGAGCTGGCGCGGGTGAACATGGCGCTGTTCGAGAGCAACCGCCTCAAGAGCGAGTTCCTCTCCACGATGAGCCACGAGCTGCGCGACCCGCTGAACAGCATCATCGGGTTCTCGGAGGTGCTGCTGTCGGCGGACAACCTGACCGAGAAGCAGCACCGCTACGCGGGCAACATCATGACCAGCGGCCAGCGGCTGATGGCCCTCATCAACGACATCCTCGAACTCGCGAAGCTCGAGGCCGGCAAGATGCGGCTGCACCCCGAGCCGGTGAACGTCGCCCAGGCGTGCGAGCACGCGGTCGCGCTCATCCGCCCCCAGGCCGACGCCAAGAACATCGACGTGCGGGTGGTCGCCGACCCGAACGCCCCGCCGGCCCGCCAGGACGCCGGGAAGGTGCACCAGATCATCACCAACCTGCTCTCGAACGCGGTCAAGTTCACGCCCGAGGGCGGGTGGGTCACGCTCAAGGCCGCGTGCGACGGGCACGACCTCGTCCTCACGGTTTCGGACACCGGGGTGGGCATCGCCCCGGAGGAACAGGACCTGATCTTCGAGAAGTTCCGGCAGGCGGCCAATCCGATGACCCGCGAGCAGGGCGGCACCGGTCTCGGCCTCTCGATCGTGCGCGAACTGGCGAAGCTGCTCGGCGGCGACGTGACCGTGCAGAGCGAACTGGGCCGCGGCAGCACGTTCACGGTGCGCATCGCCGCTCGTCTGGCCGACGAACCGCTTTTGGGCTTCGAGCTGACCGAGGAACCGCTCGCGGTCCGGGAGAGGGCGGAAGCGAAGGGGTGA
- the mutM gene encoding bifunctional DNA-formamidopyrimidine glycosylase/DNA-(apurinic or apyrimidinic site) lyase: protein MPELPEVETVVRDLRPLLVGRTIVGVRQSKQKLRGPWKPAWNAEVTGARVEGLRRRGKWILIDLAGAPRSVLRVHLGMTGQFTVASAAAPEPDHLHVVFALGDGNELRFRDPRRFGSAEFFRDRAALETEMNAELGPEPFGIDAEYFRTAVQGTARNLKALLLDQTIVAGVGNIYADEACFRAKLHPGRAGKSLTPAECDGLRGAVEAVLTRAIEGRGSTIRDYVGGSGLRGGFQTEFAVYGRTDDPCPACRTPIASARYAGRASHFCPSCQPDSPQGHKVRTKKHKESGSPVPRPDVTRRKTAG from the coding sequence ATGCCCGAACTACCGGAAGTCGAAACCGTTGTGCGCGACCTGCGCCCGCTGCTCGTCGGCCGCACGATAGTCGGCGTGCGGCAGAGCAAGCAGAAACTCCGTGGTCCGTGGAAGCCCGCATGGAACGCGGAAGTCACCGGTGCGCGAGTCGAAGGGCTCAGGCGGCGGGGCAAGTGGATACTGATCGACCTCGCCGGAGCCCCCCGTTCCGTCCTTCGCGTCCACCTCGGCATGACCGGACAGTTCACCGTTGCTTCCGCGGCCGCGCCGGAGCCGGACCACTTGCACGTTGTGTTCGCGCTCGGCGACGGTAACGAGTTGCGCTTCCGCGACCCGCGGCGGTTCGGCTCCGCGGAGTTCTTCCGCGACCGCGCCGCGCTCGAAACCGAAATGAACGCCGAACTCGGCCCGGAGCCGTTCGGCATCGACGCCGAATACTTCCGCACCGCGGTTCAGGGCACCGCCCGCAACCTGAAGGCGCTCCTGCTCGACCAGACGATCGTCGCGGGCGTCGGCAACATTTACGCGGACGAGGCGTGCTTCCGCGCGAAACTCCACCCCGGCCGGGCCGGTAAGAGCCTGACGCCGGCCGAGTGCGACGGGCTCCGCGGAGCCGTCGAGGCGGTCCTCACGCGGGCCATCGAGGGCCGCGGCAGCACCATCCGCGATTACGTCGGCGGGTCCGGGCTGCGCGGCGGGTTCCAGACCGAGTTCGCGGTGTACGGCCGCACCGACGACCCGTGCCCCGCGTGCCGAACGCCGATCGCCAGCGCCCGCTACGCCGGCCGCGCCTCGCACTTCTGCCCATCGTGTCAGCCGGATTCACCACAAGGACACAAAGTCCGCACAAAGAAGCACAAAGAAAGCGGAAGTCCGGTGCCCCGACCGGATGTCACGCGACGAAAGACCGCAGGTTAA
- the trpB gene encoding tryptophan synthase subunit beta, which produces MTTATLSPQTPVSAVPDARGRFGPYGGRFVPETLMFALEQLDAAYRAAQADPAFNAEFTRLLADYVGRPSRLYFAERLTEHAGGARIFLKREDLNHTGAHKINNALGQALITKRMGKSRVIAETGAGMHGVATATAAALFGLTCRVYMGSEDIRRQELNVFRMRAMGAEVFPVESGSKTLKDATNEAMREWMSSVEHTHYIIGSVVGPHPFPAMVRDFQSVIGEETKEQSIAQLGRLPGVVVACVGGGSNAAGMFYPFVDDAEVELVGVEAGGRGRAPGDHAATLSNGAPGVLHGSFSYVLQDDDGQTANVHSVSAGLDYPGVGPEHSYWRDANRVRYCSVTDQEALDAFHLCGRLEGILPALETAHAVVEAVKIAATRSKNDVVVVCFSGRGDKDCAEVARLTAKK; this is translated from the coding sequence ATGACGACCGCGACCCTCTCTCCGCAGACGCCCGTCTCCGCCGTCCCCGACGCCCGCGGTCGGTTCGGTCCGTACGGCGGCCGGTTCGTGCCCGAAACGCTCATGTTCGCGCTGGAGCAGCTCGACGCCGCGTACCGCGCGGCGCAGGCCGACCCGGCGTTCAACGCCGAGTTCACCCGCCTGCTCGCGGACTACGTGGGGCGGCCGAGCCGGCTGTACTTCGCCGAGCGGCTCACGGAGCACGCCGGCGGGGCGCGCATCTTCCTCAAGCGCGAGGACCTGAACCACACCGGCGCGCACAAGATCAACAACGCGCTCGGCCAGGCGCTCATCACGAAGCGCATGGGCAAGAGCCGGGTGATCGCCGAGACCGGCGCCGGGATGCACGGCGTCGCCACCGCGACCGCCGCCGCGCTGTTCGGCCTCACGTGCCGGGTGTACATGGGCAGCGAGGACATCCGCCGCCAGGAGCTGAACGTGTTCCGCATGCGGGCGATGGGCGCCGAGGTGTTCCCGGTCGAGAGCGGCAGCAAGACGCTCAAGGACGCGACCAACGAGGCCATGCGCGAGTGGATGTCGAGCGTGGAGCACACGCACTACATCATCGGCAGCGTGGTCGGCCCGCACCCGTTCCCGGCGATGGTGCGCGACTTCCAGAGCGTCATCGGCGAGGAGACGAAGGAGCAGAGCATCGCGCAGCTCGGCCGGCTGCCGGGGGTGGTGGTGGCGTGCGTCGGCGGCGGGTCGAACGCGGCCGGGATGTTCTACCCGTTCGTGGACGACGCGGAGGTGGAACTGGTCGGCGTGGAGGCCGGCGGCCGCGGCAGGGCCCCGGGCGACCACGCGGCCACGCTGAGCAACGGCGCGCCGGGCGTGCTGCACGGCAGCTTCAGCTACGTGCTTCAGGACGACGACGGCCAGACCGCCAACGTCCACAGCGTCAGCGCCGGCCTGGACTACCCCGGCGTGGGGCCGGAACACAGCTACTGGCGCGACGCGAACCGCGTGCGGTACTGCAGCGTCACGGACCAGGAGGCGCTCGACGCGTTCCACCTGTGCGGCCGGCTGGAGGGCATCCTCCCCGCGCTCGAAACCGCCCACGCGGTGGTGGAGGCGGTGAAGATCGCGGCGACGCGCTCGAAGAACGACGTGGTGGTGGTGTGCTTCTCCGGCCGGGGTGACAAGGACTGCGCCGAAGTCGCACGGCTGACGGCGAAGAAATAA
- a CDS encoding acyl-CoA desaturase has translation MGWYARLRAIPFILIHVAALVAPFFVPITWTAVALGVLFYVVRMFGITGVYHRYFAHRAYKTSRWFQFVLAWIGCAAMQKGPLWWAGHHRHHHKYSDQEDDPHSPIVRTVWWAHVGWVISGRFRSAPVMKDFEKYPELRVLDTFFTWVPGLALAAVCYLIDGWSGVVWGFLVGTVCLYHATFLVNSACHLFGTRRYATTDQSKNCWWAALLTMGEGWHNNHHHYQSCARQGFKWWEVDVSYYVIRALGAVGLVWDIREPSPKALVTKLIGASEKAEAAAR, from the coding sequence GTGGGCTGGTACGCGCGGCTGCGGGCGATCCCGTTCATCCTGATACACGTCGCGGCCCTGGTGGCCCCGTTTTTCGTCCCGATCACGTGGACGGCGGTGGCCCTCGGCGTGCTGTTCTACGTGGTGCGGATGTTCGGCATCACCGGCGTGTACCACCGGTACTTCGCCCACCGGGCGTACAAGACGAGCCGGTGGTTCCAGTTCGTGCTCGCGTGGATCGGGTGCGCGGCGATGCAGAAGGGGCCGCTGTGGTGGGCCGGGCACCACCGCCACCACCACAAGTACTCCGACCAGGAAGACGACCCGCACTCCCCGATCGTCCGCACGGTGTGGTGGGCGCACGTCGGCTGGGTGATCTCCGGCCGGTTCCGCTCCGCGCCGGTGATGAAAGACTTCGAGAAGTACCCCGAGCTGCGCGTGCTGGACACGTTCTTCACCTGGGTGCCGGGGCTGGCACTGGCCGCGGTGTGCTACCTCATCGACGGCTGGAGCGGGGTGGTGTGGGGCTTCCTCGTGGGTACGGTGTGCCTGTACCACGCGACGTTCCTGGTGAACTCGGCGTGCCACCTGTTCGGGACCCGCCGGTACGCGACGACCGACCAGAGCAAGAACTGCTGGTGGGCCGCGCTCCTGACGATGGGCGAGGGGTGGCACAACAACCACCACCACTACCAGAGCTGCGCCCGTCAGGGGTTCAAGTGGTGGGAGGTGGACGTGAGCTACTACGTCATCCGGGCGCTGGGCGCGGTCGGGCTGGTGTGGGACATCCGCGAACCGAGCCCGAAAGCGCTGGTGACTAAGCTCATCGGGGCTTCGGAGAAGGCGGAAGCTGCCGCACGGTGA
- a CDS encoding SRPBCC domain-containing protein, giving the protein MIHFEGAQSFALPVAEVAAKLSDAAFLANCVPDVHISMATPDKAVGKVKPQLSFLTGSLTLDADVTAREVGKSVSYQIVSKVIGASSTVVTKLEFKEAEGGGTTVHWVGDLVAATGLLKMVPKGLMEGAAKKVIDDVWAAVTAKLAPK; this is encoded by the coding sequence ATGATTCACTTTGAAGGCGCCCAATCGTTTGCCCTGCCCGTTGCCGAGGTCGCGGCCAAACTGTCCGACGCCGCTTTTCTTGCGAACTGCGTGCCGGACGTTCACATTTCGATGGCGACACCGGACAAAGCGGTCGGCAAGGTGAAGCCCCAGCTCTCGTTCCTGACAGGCAGCCTCACGCTCGACGCGGACGTGACCGCCCGCGAGGTCGGCAAGTCGGTGTCGTACCAGATCGTCTCGAAGGTGATCGGCGCGAGCAGCACCGTCGTCACGAAGTTGGAGTTCAAGGAGGCCGAAGGCGGCGGAACGACGGTCCACTGGGTCGGCGACCTCGTTGCGGCGACCGGCCTGCTCAAGATGGTCCCGAAGGGGCTGATGGAGGGGGCCGCGAAGAAGGTGATCGACGACGTGTGGGCGGCCGTTACGGCGAAACTCGCCCCGAAGTGA
- a CDS encoding thioredoxin domain-containing protein yields MKRLMWVALVAAGTIVPLRAQPAVPAPAPKAVALVMEDQFGRKTDLADLRGNVVLLVFGDRKGTDACRTLGEQLHLCWHPSAKGLPPAKAQAAPVVPLEGLKPGQVAPNVIVVPVACCGKPPPAVRASIVRQIAKGSPDVVVWLDFAESMKGLFGLTAGETNVAVIDPAGRPRMKLNGVIDQPTMDKLVKAVQDVRAEAVR; encoded by the coding sequence ATGAAACGACTGATGTGGGTGGCACTGGTTGCGGCCGGCACGATTGTCCCGCTCCGGGCACAACCGGCGGTCCCGGCGCCCGCGCCGAAAGCGGTCGCACTCGTGATGGAAGACCAATTCGGCCGGAAGACGGACCTCGCCGACCTGCGCGGCAACGTCGTCCTCCTCGTGTTCGGGGACCGCAAGGGAACGGACGCGTGCCGCACGCTCGGCGAGCAACTGCACCTGTGCTGGCACCCGAGCGCGAAGGGGCTGCCGCCCGCGAAGGCCCAAGCGGCACCGGTGGTGCCCCTGGAGGGGCTGAAACCGGGCCAGGTGGCCCCGAACGTGATCGTGGTGCCGGTCGCGTGCTGCGGAAAACCGCCGCCGGCCGTTCGGGCTTCGATCGTCCGACAGATCGCCAAGGGGTCACCCGACGTGGTCGTGTGGCTGGATTTCGCCGAATCGATGAAGGGGCTGTTCGGGCTGACGGCGGGCGAGACGAACGTGGCGGTCATCGACCCCGCCGGCCGGCCGCGCATGAAGCTCAACGGCGTCATCGATCAGCCGACGATGGACAAGCTCGTGAAGGCGGTACAAGACGTGCGCGCCGAAGCGGTTCGATAA
- a CDS encoding ABC transporter permease, whose product MSNLSLTLALARKDWRLFWADRRSALLCFVVPVLLASVFGTIFHRSPADAAGARLPVVVVVEDGGPFTRQVADALLASSRLDAKEGSRAEATAAAAERQAVVVVLPVGFERLKEWQPGSTDERPDLYLLHHPNAGAEREWAEGIITELVMQRVAHEAFGATERESAPPFRVRAVALSPHPQMNFNSYSHSFCGMTLQYLLFWGMESGLLLLRERGRSVWTRVRAAAVPLPCVVAGKALATGFIALLQVAVTFGVGYLGFGVTIDGSVIGFVLLAAASCGLAAATGLLVAALGGTECRARSVSVLLILGVSLLGGLWVPGFLLPAWVRDAALALPTTWAMRGLEAATWQGGGLLAVLPSVAAVVGFTLALLGVATWRFKFVERAVRDGKA is encoded by the coding sequence ATGAGCAACCTCTCTCTGACACTCGCGCTCGCCCGCAAGGACTGGCGGCTGTTCTGGGCCGACCGGCGCTCGGCGCTCCTGTGCTTCGTCGTGCCGGTGCTCCTCGCGTCCGTGTTCGGCACGATCTTTCACCGGTCCCCGGCGGACGCCGCGGGGGCGCGGCTGCCCGTCGTCGTGGTCGTGGAGGACGGCGGCCCCTTTACGCGGCAGGTCGCGGACGCGCTGCTCGCCTCGTCCCGGCTCGACGCGAAAGAGGGCTCGCGCGCGGAAGCGACGGCCGCGGCGGCGGAGCGCCAGGCGGTGGTCGTTGTGCTGCCGGTCGGCTTCGAGCGCTTGAAAGAGTGGCAGCCCGGTTCGACGGACGAGCGCCCCGACCTGTACCTGCTGCACCACCCGAACGCGGGCGCCGAGCGCGAATGGGCCGAGGGGATCATCACGGAACTGGTGATGCAGCGGGTGGCGCACGAGGCGTTCGGGGCGACCGAGCGCGAGTCGGCCCCGCCGTTCCGGGTGCGGGCCGTGGCCCTCTCGCCGCACCCGCAGATGAACTTCAACTCGTACTCGCACAGCTTCTGCGGGATGACGCTCCAGTACCTCCTGTTCTGGGGCATGGAGAGCGGGTTGCTGCTGCTCCGCGAGCGCGGGCGGAGCGTGTGGACCCGGGTCCGCGCCGCCGCCGTGCCCCTGCCCTGTGTGGTCGCGGGCAAGGCGCTCGCGACCGGCTTCATCGCGCTGCTCCAGGTGGCGGTCACGTTCGGGGTCGGGTACCTGGGGTTCGGCGTGACCATCGACGGGTCGGTGATCGGCTTCGTGCTTCTGGCGGCGGCCTCGTGCGGGCTGGCGGCCGCAACGGGCCTGCTCGTCGCGGCGCTGGGCGGGACCGAGTGCCGCGCGCGGAGCGTGAGCGTCCTGCTCATTCTGGGCGTGTCGCTGCTCGGCGGGCTGTGGGTGCCGGGGTTCCTGCTGCCCGCGTGGGTGCGCGACGCGGCGCTGGCCCTGCCGACGACGTGGGCCATGCGCGGGCTCGAAGCGGCGACGTGGCAGGGCGGCGGGTTGCTCGCTGTGCTGCCGAGCGTCGCGGCGGTCGTCGGCTTCACGCTGGCGCTACTCGGAGTGGCCACGTGGCGATTCAAGTTCGTGGAACGGGCCGTGCGGGACGGGAAGGCGTGA
- a CDS encoding NHL repeat-containing protein, giving the protein MNRREFIAAAAVAGTGPILLGMTRKAEEKNPVIGVEGHKYECLHNWGELPPDYSWQTTHNVALDAAGNVYITHQGIGKKMDTVLVFDPKGKFVRSFGKDWHGGGHGIEIRKEGSEEFIYLSNTWTPELKLVKLNLKNELVWKKGRPECKEYEPKPNPKDATKTVTPAYNPTNICWLPDGGFNVGDGYGSHYMLNYDKDGKLVKVFGGSGAGKGQLSTPHGQWLDARDPKKTVLVVCDRANARLSRYELDGTPIDATESGKVVLFPAHAKTRGDVLLVPDLHARVSLFDKENKPIVHLGDDAEWRKKVLDGFKIRSQPKEWVAGKFVHPHDAVFDKDGNIFVVEWVSTGRVTLLKKVG; this is encoded by the coding sequence ATGAACCGTCGCGAATTCATCGCCGCCGCTGCCGTCGCGGGTACCGGCCCGATTCTTCTGGGCATGACCCGGAAGGCCGAAGAGAAGAACCCGGTGATCGGCGTCGAGGGGCACAAGTACGAGTGCCTCCACAACTGGGGCGAGCTGCCCCCCGATTACTCCTGGCAGACCACGCACAACGTCGCGCTCGACGCGGCCGGGAACGTGTACATCACGCACCAGGGCATCGGGAAGAAGATGGACACCGTGCTGGTGTTCGACCCGAAGGGCAAGTTCGTTCGCTCGTTCGGCAAGGACTGGCACGGCGGCGGCCACGGCATCGAGATCCGCAAGGAGGGGAGCGAGGAGTTCATCTACCTCTCGAACACCTGGACCCCCGAGCTGAAGCTGGTGAAGCTCAACCTCAAGAACGAACTGGTGTGGAAGAAGGGGCGGCCGGAGTGCAAGGAGTACGAGCCGAAGCCCAACCCGAAGGACGCGACCAAGACGGTCACCCCCGCCTACAACCCCACCAACATCTGCTGGCTGCCCGACGGCGGGTTCAACGTGGGCGACGGGTACGGCTCGCACTACATGCTGAACTACGACAAGGACGGCAAGCTGGTGAAGGTGTTCGGCGGCAGCGGCGCCGGGAAGGGCCAACTCAGTACGCCGCACGGCCAGTGGCTCGACGCCCGCGATCCGAAGAAAACGGTACTGGTCGTGTGTGACCGGGCCAACGCCCGGCTCAGCCGGTACGAACTCGACGGCACGCCGATCGACGCGACCGAATCGGGCAAGGTGGTGCTGTTCCCCGCACACGCCAAGACCCGCGGCGACGTGCTGCTGGTGCCCGACCTGCACGCCCGCGTCAGCCTGTTCGACAAGGAGAACAAGCCGATCGTTCACCTGGGTGACGACGCCGAGTGGCGGAAAAAGGTGCTCGACGGCTTCAAGATCCGGTCGCAGCCGAAGGAATGGGTGGCCGGCAAGTTCGTTCACCCGCACGACGCGGTTTTCGACAAGGACGGCAACATCTTCGTCGTCGAGTGGGTCAGCACCGGCCGCGTCACGCTGCTGAAGAAGGTGGGGTGA
- a CDS encoding DUF1559 family PulG-like putative transporter — translation MGRRVTVIGFVLLALVASGFVLTYIPKARLNANMVTSQNNLRELALFGAHHAKPDPKRDATKLPKAIPPGTIVVPDGPYFPPDDRLSWVVTLLPLMDQRKNPTVELLPRIDDRKPWTFEPNQQAGLTRLPGLLCPENTPEVPAGTPAVTCYVGIGGVGADAASLPLGSPRSGAFRYDGPTPFDRVTDGLSQTLLFAESRTDVGPWLRGGTATVRGLNDAPDAQPLIGGQFGGYFPVGVNVAMCDGGVRTFSVATSPQVLLGLATIAGKGTDPLPGE, via the coding sequence ATGGGCCGGCGAGTGACCGTCATCGGGTTCGTGCTGCTCGCGCTCGTCGCGAGCGGGTTCGTCCTGACCTACATCCCGAAGGCGCGACTGAACGCGAACATGGTGACGTCGCAGAACAACCTGCGCGAACTGGCCCTGTTCGGCGCGCACCACGCCAAGCCGGACCCGAAGCGCGACGCGACCAAACTGCCGAAGGCGATCCCGCCCGGCACGATCGTCGTCCCTGACGGGCCGTACTTCCCCCCCGATGACCGCCTCAGTTGGGTGGTCACACTGCTGCCACTCATGGACCAGCGGAAGAACCCGACGGTCGAACTCCTTCCGCGCATCGACGACCGGAAGCCCTGGACCTTCGAGCCGAACCAGCAAGCCGGACTCACGCGACTGCCCGGCCTGCTGTGCCCGGAGAACACGCCCGAGGTGCCGGCCGGGACGCCCGCGGTCACCTGCTACGTCGGCATCGGGGGCGTCGGCGCGGACGCCGCGAGCCTGCCGCTCGGATCGCCCCGGTCCGGCGCGTTCCGGTACGACGGCCCGACGCCGTTCGATCGCGTCACCGACGGGTTGAGTCAGACGCTGCTGTTCGCGGAATCGCGGACCGACGTGGGACCGTGGCTGCGCGGCGGGACCGCGACGGTCCGCGGGCTGAACGACGCGCCGGACGCACAACCCCTGATCGGCGGGCAGTTCGGCGGTTACTTCCCGGTCGGGGTGAACGTGGCGATGTGCGACGGCGGCGTTCGCACGTTCTCGGTGGCCACGTCGCCCCAGGTGCTTCTCGGCCTCGCCACCATCGCCGGAAAAGGCACCGATCCGCTTCCGGGTGAGTGA
- a CDS encoding serine hydrolase domain-containing protein encodes MPRPSRRTFLASASTIAITRPFGSPLHGAEPPVTGAADPNLAPFDKLFHGFLAEHKVPGAGVAVTRNGKLVYARGFGFADAEKKAPVHPDSLFRLASVSKPLTAVGVMLLVERGKVKLNDPVLKHIKLKAAVPAGGQFDKRWEKVTVHQCLQHTGGWDRDKKGGFDPIGVPGRISRALALNGAPTPDDIVRYMMGQPLDFDPGEKMVYSNLGYLVLGRVMEAVTGQGYEPWMRKHVFASVRAHELSLGKGLPEKRPRAEVRYYDAKGRTGACLYPPRAGQSVPLPDGGENIEGFEAHGGWVASPVDLVRFAAALDYGHKSPLLSAESIKEMWARPAGLEPSKKPKDTYYGCGWSVRPVGNTDKASTWHSGLISGSSTLLVRRWDGLNWAVLFNTDATEKGTQPADLIDGPMHAAADAVKKWPAGDLFEKYHSGK; translated from the coding sequence ATGCCGCGTCCGTCACGCCGCACGTTCCTGGCATCCGCCAGCACGATCGCAATCACGCGGCCGTTCGGCTCCCCGCTCCACGGGGCCGAACCGCCCGTCACGGGAGCGGCCGACCCGAACCTGGCGCCGTTCGACAAACTGTTCCACGGGTTCCTCGCCGAACACAAGGTGCCCGGCGCCGGGGTCGCCGTAACGCGAAACGGGAAGCTCGTTTACGCCCGCGGGTTCGGCTTCGCGGACGCGGAGAAGAAGGCGCCCGTCCACCCGGATTCGCTGTTCCGCCTCGCGAGCGTCTCGAAGCCGCTCACGGCCGTTGGGGTGATGCTCCTGGTCGAACGGGGCAAGGTGAAACTGAACGACCCCGTACTCAAACACATCAAACTGAAGGCCGCGGTGCCGGCCGGGGGCCAGTTCGACAAGCGGTGGGAGAAGGTCACGGTCCACCAGTGCCTCCAGCACACCGGCGGATGGGACCGTGACAAGAAGGGCGGCTTCGACCCGATCGGCGTTCCGGGGCGGATCAGCCGGGCGCTGGCCCTCAACGGCGCGCCGACGCCGGACGACATCGTGCGGTACATGATGGGGCAGCCGCTCGATTTCGACCCCGGCGAAAAAATGGTCTATTCGAACCTCGGGTACCTCGTCCTCGGGCGCGTGATGGAAGCGGTCACCGGCCAGGGGTACGAGCCGTGGATGCGGAAGCACGTGTTCGCGTCGGTACGGGCGCACGAACTGTCGCTGGGAAAGGGGCTCCCGGAGAAGCGGCCCAGGGCGGAAGTGCGGTACTACGACGCGAAGGGGCGCACCGGGGCGTGCCTGTACCCGCCGCGGGCCGGGCAATCGGTACCGCTCCCGGACGGCGGGGAGAACATCGAGGGCTTCGAGGCCCACGGCGGGTGGGTCGCGTCGCCCGTCGATCTGGTGAGGTTCGCCGCCGCGCTCGACTACGGCCACAAGTCGCCGCTGCTCTCCGCCGAGTCGATCAAGGAAATGTGGGCGCGGCCGGCGGGGCTCGAACCGAGCAAGAAGCCGAAAGACACGTACTACGGCTGCGGGTGGAGCGTGCGCCCGGTCGGTAACACCGACAAGGCGAGTACCTGGCACTCGGGGCTGATCTCCGGTTCCAGCACGCTCCTCGTCCGCCGCTGGGACGGGCTGAACTGGGCGGTGCTGTTCAACACCGACGCCACCGAAAAGGGCACACAACCGGCCGACCTCATCGACGGCCCGATGCACGCCGCCGCCGACGCGGTGAAAAAATGGCCCGCCGGCGATCTGTTCGAGAAGTACCACTCGGGCAAGTAG
- the def gene encoding peptide deformylase, with amino-acid sequence MKIVNYPHPALRVKARPVTAIDADVQKAAGEMLELMYKHDGLGLAAPQVTLDYQMIVMNFVGDHEREDQQCVAINPVIVETKGGTVNDREGCLSFPGLYQNVRRAKTVVVRAYNLKGELYQMECHDLAARVWQHEIDHLQGALFIDRMGSLGLSRSEKELEKFIADFEKDKKKGNLPPGLEPKF; translated from the coding sequence ATGAAGATCGTGAACTACCCGCACCCCGCCCTTCGGGTAAAGGCCCGGCCCGTCACCGCCATCGACGCGGACGTCCAGAAGGCCGCCGGCGAAATGCTGGAACTCATGTACAAGCACGACGGCCTGGGGCTGGCGGCCCCGCAGGTGACGCTGGACTACCAGATGATCGTGATGAACTTCGTGGGCGACCACGAGCGCGAGGACCAGCAGTGCGTCGCGATCAACCCGGTGATCGTGGAGACGAAGGGCGGCACGGTGAACGACCGCGAGGGGTGCCTGAGCTTCCCCGGCCTGTACCAGAACGTGCGCCGCGCGAAAACGGTGGTGGTGCGGGCGTACAACTTGAAGGGTGAACTGTACCAGATGGAGTGCCACGACCTCGCGGCCCGCGTGTGGCAGCACGAGATCGACCACCTCCAGGGGGCGCTGTTCATCGACCGGATGGGCTCGCTCGGCCTGTCGCGCAGCGAAAAGGAACTGGAGAAGTTCATCGCGGACTTCGAGAAGGACAAGAAGAAGGGCAACCTGCCGCCGGGGCTGGAACCGAAATTTTAA